In a genomic window of Sinorhizobium meliloti:
- a CDS encoding tripartite tricarboxylate transporter TctB family protein, translating into MKSISFDTTNALCGGILTAVGLFFAWQSLGLELGTAFRMGPGYFPLVLSAVLILLGLIILVQSARVHGEPMGPIAIRGIVFILPAPIFFGLTVRGLGFVPSLFFTALIACFASSRMKPLWAIALSLALTIFSVGVFSYGLNLPFERFGPWTRF; encoded by the coding sequence ATGAAATCCATCTCTTTCGACACGACCAACGCGCTGTGCGGCGGCATTCTGACGGCCGTCGGGCTGTTCTTCGCCTGGCAGTCGCTCGGGCTCGAGCTCGGCACCGCCTTCCGCATGGGCCCGGGCTATTTCCCGCTGGTTCTCTCCGCCGTGCTGATCCTGCTCGGTCTGATCATCCTGGTGCAATCGGCGCGCGTTCACGGCGAGCCGATGGGGCCGATCGCCATCCGCGGCATCGTCTTCATCCTTCCGGCGCCGATCTTCTTCGGGCTGACCGTGCGCGGCCTCGGCTTCGTCCCCTCACTCTTCTTCACGGCGCTGATCGCCTGTTTCGCCTCCAGCCGGATGAAGCCGCTCTGGGCGATCGCTCTCTCGCTTGCCTTGACCATCTTTTCGGTCGGCGTCTTCAGCTACGGCCTCAACCTGCCATTCGAGCGGTTCGGCCCGTGGACCCGGTTCTAG
- a CDS encoding tripartite tricarboxylate transporter permease: protein MELFSNLALGFATAASPANLLFCLIGVLLGTLIGVLPGIGATATIAMLLPITFQLEPVSSLIMLAGIYYGAQYGGSTTAILINMPGESSSAVTAIDGYQMARKGRAGTALAIAALGSFFAGTVSTFLVALFAPPLTEIALEFGAAEYFSLMIVGLVSSVALAHGSVIKALAMVALGLLLGLVGTDIYTGTPRFTLGIREYSDGLNFVALAVGVFGIAEILRNLESEKTREVLMAKVTDLMPTREDFRQMVAPVLRGTAIGSALGVLPGGGAILAAFASYTVEKRLSDRPEEFGRGAVAGVAGPESANNAGAQTSFIPLLTLGIPANPVMALMIGAMIIQGIVPGPNVAVEQPALFWGIIASMWIGNLMLVVLNLPLIGLWVKLLKIPYFVLFPIIMAFCSIGVYSVNSNVYDLYAVAFFGLVGYLLLKLRCEPAPLLLGFVLGPLLEENLRRAMILSRGDPTTFVTRPISATLLLIAFAVLVVVFLPSIKKKREQVFVEED from the coding sequence ATGGAACTCTTCAGCAATCTTGCCCTCGGCTTTGCCACAGCCGCCTCGCCGGCGAACCTGCTCTTCTGTCTGATCGGCGTACTCCTCGGAACCCTGATCGGCGTGCTGCCCGGCATCGGCGCCACTGCGACCATCGCCATGCTGCTGCCGATCACCTTCCAGCTTGAGCCGGTCTCTTCGCTGATCATGCTCGCCGGCATCTATTACGGCGCTCAATATGGCGGATCGACCACCGCGATCCTGATCAACATGCCCGGCGAATCCTCTTCTGCCGTCACCGCCATCGACGGCTATCAGATGGCGCGCAAGGGCCGCGCCGGCACAGCGCTCGCGATCGCGGCGCTCGGCTCGTTCTTCGCCGGCACGGTCTCGACATTCCTGGTCGCGCTCTTCGCGCCGCCTTTGACGGAGATCGCGCTCGAGTTCGGCGCGGCGGAATATTTCTCGCTGATGATCGTCGGCCTCGTCTCCTCGGTCGCGCTTGCGCACGGATCGGTCATCAAGGCGCTTGCCATGGTGGCGCTCGGCCTGCTTCTCGGCCTCGTGGGCACGGATATCTATACCGGCACGCCGCGCTTCACCCTCGGCATCCGGGAATATTCGGACGGCCTCAATTTCGTGGCGCTGGCGGTCGGCGTCTTCGGTATCGCCGAAATCCTCCGCAATCTCGAAAGCGAGAAGACGCGCGAAGTGCTGATGGCGAAGGTCACCGATCTGATGCCGACGCGCGAGGACTTTAGGCAGATGGTCGCTCCGGTCCTGCGCGGCACGGCCATCGGCTCGGCGCTCGGCGTATTGCCCGGCGGCGGCGCGATCCTCGCCGCCTTCGCCTCCTACACGGTGGAGAAGCGCCTCTCCGACCGGCCGGAGGAATTCGGCCGCGGCGCGGTCGCGGGTGTCGCCGGACCTGAAAGCGCCAACAATGCCGGCGCGCAAACCTCGTTCATTCCATTGCTCACCCTCGGCATTCCGGCAAATCCGGTGATGGCGCTTATGATCGGTGCGATGATCATCCAGGGCATCGTACCCGGCCCGAACGTGGCGGTGGAGCAGCCGGCGCTTTTCTGGGGCATCATCGCCTCGATGTGGATCGGCAACCTGATGCTGGTGGTCCTGAACCTGCCCTTGATCGGTCTCTGGGTGAAGCTCCTGAAGATCCCCTATTTCGTGCTCTTCCCGATCATCATGGCCTTCTGCTCGATCGGGGTCTACAGCGTCAACTCCAATGTCTACGACCTCTACGCCGTCGCCTTCTTCGGCCTTGTCGGCTACCTGCTCCTGAAGCTGCGCTGCGAACCGGCGCCGCTGCTCCTCGGCTTCGTGCTCGGCCCCCTGCTCGAGGAAAACCTCAGGCGCGCCATGATCCTCTCGCGCGGCGACCCGACGACCTTCGTCACCCGGCCGATCAGTGCGACCCTGCTCCTCATTGCCTTCGCCGTGCTCGTCGTCGTCTTCCTGCCGAGCATCAAGAAAAAGCGCGAGCAGGTCTTCGTCGAGGAGGATTGA